A section of the Spirosoma pollinicola genome encodes:
- a CDS encoding chemotaxis protein CheB has product MSSQARKPPVPIVAIGASAGGLEAISDLLQHLSPTTGLAYVYIQHLSPTHQSQLSEILGQRTEMSVREAKHRMKVEANHVYIIPPDQDMEVVDGILKLVPRRPEPAIHLPIDQFFVSLAEHQRTASIAIVLSGTAKDGTLGLKAIKGAGGITFAQDDSAKFQGMPKSAQAEGVVDKVLSPSEIAKELEWLSRQPSLFTQTALAEIQEDTQLQTETGSDSEDLNVLLQLLRKIIGIDFTHYKTATIRRRVVRRMALYKLPALPDYTDYLRQHPAEAGLLYNDLLINVTSFFRDSETMDYLGKVVLPQIIQAKQAKEPFRLWVTACSTGEEVYSLAILLMEAIDEQEKPIPVQIFATDLSERVIDKARLGRYTATQLAGVSPKRLNRFFSQEEEDYRISKVIRDLCVFAPHNVFVDPPFSRIDFISCRNLLIYTDNFLQRKAIATFHYSLNAMGYLLLGKAETVGASTNLFTQAAKNHKLYTRKNNGNRSVMPMVSHLNDGLGTSSIQSNTLSIKDIHKKSNPVPHGLRIHSSQEADDEQRITHNRTMQTPGQPDDLDQRVDELLKRYTPASVVVNKDMEILRFRGSTSLFLEPAPGKANFNLLKMARPELVFDLRNAVSKAMKSDQAISKTGLQMQVRGQNYQVTINAVPFQSLTLESFILVLFEEVVPTVLPVTAPAQLRNQRIKELEAELATMRDDMRSMLEEQEAGREELQSANEEIISSNEELQSINEELETSKEEIQSNNEELQTINQELQLSNDQLSEAYDYSDAIFGTIRETVLVLDKDLRVRTANRAFYKTFRIEPDETVGRLLYELGNRQWDILALRTLLDQVIEHNMPIQGYEMNHSFAELGDKVLRLNARKVIRLQGQAAILLAIEDITDHKQVQRLLEFLQSIITHAPVSIQLFKAARNERNTIIDFQLVPLASELGQREVQTVEELYKTSYKALYNDTQQSSLFSRYVQVVESGEPLQTELPYGEKGDSGWHLISANKFDDGFLLVSSDISDRKKAEEADAQRENQLRRLLENTPDVITRWDKNRQLVYANAAFEGRIGKATPLILGQTFLAMGQPESIAMPYMASLQEVLESGLPKEHYNVFPSPEGTIFFHTQMVPELGADGSVEGVLAIARDITQLNEAANLKQAYETILKAALDRKAQSERLQFILDSSQAAILTLTPVYSDESGEESNRLIDFRFEMVNQALATFIGQPASVLPGTRISHWFPIDLQGDTLLQNCIQTYLTGQIHRIEWHYPSQDRDKWFDMVISKVNDELLITFTDFTELKHLQQQLEKSITDLQRSNASLEQFAYVASHDLQEPLRKIQQFGTIIQANYAPNLGEDGADLISRMHSAASRLQVMIRDVLAYSRLSGKREIFIPVDLNIVVNEVITDLETTVADQKAVVQVDLLPTINGDKAQLRQLFQNLISNALKFVTTDRVPAVIVSSRLVVGYEAGMVLSPSDENKRFALIDVTDNGIGFSPDQAELIFQAFQRLHGKTAFAGTGIGLAIVQKVVENHKGYIVAEGRPGEGATFRVLLPVDV; this is encoded by the coding sequence ATGAGTAGCCAAGCCCGTAAGCCTCCCGTTCCTATTGTTGCCATTGGTGCATCTGCGGGCGGACTGGAAGCGATTTCTGACTTGTTGCAGCACCTTTCTCCCACTACGGGCCTGGCCTATGTCTATATTCAGCATCTGAGCCCTACGCACCAAAGCCAGCTTTCTGAAATTCTTGGTCAACGAACCGAAATGTCTGTTCGGGAAGCTAAACACCGGATGAAGGTGGAGGCAAATCATGTGTATATCATTCCACCCGATCAGGATATGGAGGTGGTTGATGGTATACTCAAACTGGTTCCACGCCGACCTGAACCAGCTATTCATCTGCCCATCGACCAGTTTTTCGTGTCACTGGCTGAACACCAGCGGACGGCGTCTATTGCGATTGTCCTCTCCGGTACGGCCAAAGACGGCACGTTGGGTCTGAAAGCTATTAAGGGCGCTGGTGGCATCACGTTTGCTCAGGACGATTCGGCCAAGTTTCAGGGCATGCCGAAATCGGCCCAGGCCGAGGGCGTTGTCGACAAAGTACTCTCTCCCAGCGAAATCGCCAAAGAACTCGAATGGTTAAGCCGCCAGCCTAGCCTTTTTACCCAGACCGCATTAGCCGAGATACAGGAAGACACACAATTACAGACAGAAACAGGCTCTGATAGCGAAGACCTGAATGTGCTTCTTCAATTGCTGAGGAAAATTATTGGTATCGATTTCACCCATTACAAAACAGCCACCATCCGTCGGCGGGTTGTCCGGCGAATGGCCCTGTACAAATTACCTGCCCTACCCGACTATACAGACTATCTACGCCAGCATCCTGCAGAGGCTGGTTTGCTGTATAACGACTTACTCATAAATGTAACCAGCTTTTTTCGGGATAGTGAAACAATGGATTACCTTGGAAAAGTCGTGTTACCTCAGATTATACAGGCAAAACAAGCAAAAGAACCGTTTCGACTTTGGGTAACCGCCTGTTCTACAGGTGAAGAAGTCTATTCACTGGCGATCTTGCTGATGGAAGCGATTGATGAGCAGGAAAAACCTATTCCTGTCCAGATTTTTGCGACCGATTTGAGTGAACGTGTTATCGACAAAGCCCGGCTGGGGCGGTATACTGCCACGCAGTTGGCAGGGGTTTCACCCAAACGGTTAAACCGATTTTTTTCGCAGGAGGAAGAGGACTATCGTATCAGCAAGGTTATCCGCGACCTTTGTGTATTTGCCCCCCACAATGTTTTTGTCGATCCGCCATTCTCCCGAATCGACTTCATTAGTTGTCGGAATCTGTTGATTTATACCGATAACTTCTTACAGCGTAAGGCGATTGCTACCTTCCATTATTCCCTGAATGCTATGGGGTATTTGCTATTAGGGAAAGCAGAAACAGTGGGTGCATCAACAAACCTGTTTACCCAGGCAGCAAAAAATCATAAACTTTACACCAGAAAAAATAACGGAAATCGCTCTGTTATGCCGATGGTAAGCCATCTCAACGATGGATTAGGCACGTCGTCCATACAGAGCAATACCCTGTCAATCAAAGATATACATAAAAAAAGTAACCCAGTTCCACATGGGCTACGAATTCATTCAAGCCAGGAGGCAGATGATGAACAAAGAATTACTCACAATCGGACTATGCAAACACCTGGCCAGCCTGACGATTTGGACCAACGCGTCGACGAGTTATTGAAACGATACACGCCTGCTTCAGTAGTTGTGAATAAAGATATGGAGATTCTGCGGTTTCGGGGGTCAACGAGCTTGTTTTTAGAACCCGCTCCCGGCAAAGCCAATTTTAACCTGCTTAAGATGGCCAGACCTGAGTTAGTCTTCGATTTACGAAACGCCGTCAGTAAAGCCATGAAGTCGGATCAGGCGATATCGAAAACCGGGTTGCAAATGCAGGTTCGGGGACAAAACTATCAGGTTACCATTAATGCCGTTCCGTTTCAGTCGCTAACTCTGGAGTCGTTTATTCTGGTTCTTTTTGAGGAAGTTGTCCCAACAGTGCTTCCCGTTACCGCCCCCGCTCAACTTCGAAACCAGCGAATAAAGGAATTGGAAGCCGAACTCGCCACCATGCGTGACGATATGCGTTCGATGCTCGAAGAACAGGAAGCCGGTCGGGAGGAACTGCAATCGGCGAATGAAGAGATTATCAGTTCGAATGAAGAACTTCAAAGCATAAATGAAGAACTGGAAACCAGCAAAGAGGAAATCCAGTCGAACAACGAAGAACTGCAGACCATTAACCAGGAATTGCAGCTGAGCAACGATCAGTTGTCTGAAGCCTACGATTACTCGGATGCCATTTTTGGCACCATCCGGGAAACGGTACTGGTACTCGACAAAGACCTTCGGGTACGAACGGCCAATCGGGCTTTTTACAAAACATTCCGTATCGAACCCGACGAAACCGTTGGGCGGCTGCTTTACGAACTGGGAAATCGACAATGGGATATACTGGCACTGCGAACATTGCTCGATCAGGTAATTGAACACAACATGCCCATACAGGGGTATGAAATGAACCATTCGTTTGCTGAGTTAGGGGATAAAGTGCTCCGGCTGAATGCCCGAAAGGTTATTCGGCTTCAGGGACAGGCGGCTATTCTGCTCGCCATTGAAGACATTACTGACCACAAACAGGTACAACGATTACTCGAATTTCTTCAAAGTATTATTACCCACGCTCCCGTTTCGATCCAGTTGTTTAAAGCGGCACGAAATGAGCGCAATACAATTATCGATTTTCAGCTTGTTCCATTGGCCAGCGAATTAGGCCAGCGTGAAGTCCAAACGGTAGAAGAGTTATACAAGACCAGTTACAAAGCGCTTTACAACGATACGCAACAAAGCAGCCTGTTTTCCCGGTATGTGCAGGTCGTTGAATCCGGCGAACCACTCCAAACCGAACTACCATACGGCGAAAAAGGGGATTCTGGTTGGCATTTGATATCAGCCAATAAATTTGATGATGGTTTTTTACTGGTTAGCTCCGACATAAGCGATCGAAAGAAAGCGGAAGAAGCTGATGCCCAACGAGAAAACCAGTTACGCCGGTTGCTGGAAAACACACCCGATGTCATAACCCGCTGGGACAAAAATCGGCAACTTGTTTATGCTAATGCTGCCTTCGAGGGGCGAATTGGCAAAGCAACCCCCCTTATTCTAGGCCAAACCTTTCTGGCGATGGGCCAGCCCGAATCGATCGCAATGCCGTACATGGCAAGTTTGCAGGAGGTGCTCGAAAGCGGACTGCCCAAAGAACATTACAACGTTTTCCCCAGTCCGGAAGGCACTATTTTCTTTCATACCCAGATGGTTCCAGAACTAGGGGCAGATGGGTCGGTAGAAGGCGTTCTGGCTATTGCCCGCGATATTACCCAGTTGAACGAAGCCGCTAATCTGAAACAGGCTTATGAAACCATTCTGAAGGCTGCGCTGGATCGAAAAGCGCAATCGGAACGGCTTCAATTTATTCTTGATTCCTCGCAAGCTGCCATCCTTACCCTAACGCCGGTCTACAGCGACGAGTCAGGAGAAGAATCGAACCGGCTGATCGATTTTCGCTTCGAGATGGTGAACCAGGCACTGGCTACGTTTATCGGGCAGCCCGCCAGTGTGCTCCCCGGAACCCGAATAAGCCATTGGTTTCCAATTGATTTACAGGGAGATACCTTACTGCAGAACTGCATACAAACCTATTTGACGGGACAAATCCATCGGATTGAGTGGCATTACCCCAGTCAGGACCGGGATAAATGGTTCGATATGGTTATATCCAAAGTTAACGACGAGCTCCTGATCACGTTCACCGATTTCACCGAACTCAAGCACCTCCAGCAACAACTCGAAAAGTCGATAACCGACCTCCAGCGATCAAACGCCAGTCTGGAACAATTTGCCTACGTAGCCAGCCATGATTTGCAGGAACCCCTTCGAAAGATTCAACAATTTGGCACGATCATTCAGGCCAATTATGCGCCTAATCTGGGCGAAGATGGTGCCGATCTGATTAGCCGGATGCACTCGGCGGCATCGCGACTACAAGTCATGATCAGGGATGTGCTGGCTTACTCGCGGCTGTCGGGAAAACGGGAAATCTTTATACCCGTTGATTTGAATATCGTTGTCAACGAGGTCATCACTGACCTTGAAACTACCGTTGCTGACCAGAAAGCTGTCGTTCAGGTCGATTTGTTGCCAACAATCAACGGTGATAAAGCCCAGCTTCGGCAGTTATTCCAGAACCTCATCAGTAATGCCCTTAAATTCGTCACCACCGACAGAGTACCAGCGGTGATCGTTTCTTCCAGACTAGTGGTTGGGTATGAAGCTGGCATGGTTCTGTCTCCATCCGATGAAAACAAACGGTTTGCCCTGATTGACGTAACTGATAACGGAATCGGATTTTCACCGGATCAAGCTGAATTGATCTTCCAGGCGTTCCAAAGGCTGCACGGTAAAACGGCCTTTGCCGGTACGGGCATTGGCCTGGCTATTGTGCAGAAAGTGGTTGAGAATCATAAGGGGTACATTGTCGCCGAAGGCCGACCGGGCGAAGGCGCTACGTTTCGCGTACTGCTGCCTGTGGATGTATAA